The following are encoded in a window of Kogia breviceps isolate mKogBre1 chromosome 12, mKogBre1 haplotype 1, whole genome shotgun sequence genomic DNA:
- the PPP1R1A gene encoding protein phosphatase 1 regulatory subunit 1A isoform X2 produces the protein MEQDHSPRKIQFTVPLLEPHLDPEAAEQIRRRRPTPATLVLTSDQSSPEVDEDRVPNPHLKKKVMRTTPTMKELQMMVEHHLGQQQEGEEPEGAAEGTGTQESCPPGIRDTAAESWLGTSGKAHKPAESIPSTQERGSEKPSTEEPSAHRPPLDSQGASSV, from the exons ATGGAGCAAGACCACAGCCCCCGGAAGATCCAGTTCACCGTCCCGCTGCTAGAGCCGCACCTTGACCCTGAGGCGGCGGAGCAG ATCCGGAGGCGccgccccacccctgccaccctcGTGCTGACCAGTGACCAGTCATCCCCAG aGGTGGATGAAGACCGGGTCCCCAACCCGCATCTCAAG AAGAAGGTGATGAGGACCACACCCACAATGAAAG AGCTCCAGATGATGGTTGAACATCACCTGGGGCAacagcaggagggagaggagcctGAAGGAGCCGCTGAGGGCACAGGGACACAGGAGTCCTGCCCACCTGGGATCAGAGACACAGCAGCGGAGTCGTGGCTGGGCACCTCTGGCAAAGCACACA AGCCTGCAGAATCCATCCCTAGCACTCAGGAGAGGGGCAGTGAGAAACCCAGCACAGAGGAACCCTCAGCCCATAGACCACCATTGGATTCCCAGGGAGCCAGTTCG GTCTGA
- the PPP1R1A gene encoding protein phosphatase 1 regulatory subunit 1A isoform X1 — MEQDHSPRKIQFTVPLLEPHLDPEAAEQIRRRRPTPATLVLTSDQSSPEVDEDRVPNPHLKSTLSMSPRQQKKVMRTTPTMKELQMMVEHHLGQQQEGEEPEGAAEGTGTQESCPPGIRDTAAESWLGTSGKAHKPAESIPSTQERGSEKPSTEEPSAHRPPLDSQGASSV, encoded by the exons ATGGAGCAAGACCACAGCCCCCGGAAGATCCAGTTCACCGTCCCGCTGCTAGAGCCGCACCTTGACCCTGAGGCGGCGGAGCAG ATCCGGAGGCGccgccccacccctgccaccctcGTGCTGACCAGTGACCAGTCATCCCCAG aGGTGGATGAAGACCGGGTCCCCAACCCGCATCTCAAG TCTACTTTGTCCATGTCTCCACGGCAACAGAAGAAGGTGATGAGGACCACACCCACAATGAAAG AGCTCCAGATGATGGTTGAACATCACCTGGGGCAacagcaggagggagaggagcctGAAGGAGCCGCTGAGGGCACAGGGACACAGGAGTCCTGCCCACCTGGGATCAGAGACACAGCAGCGGAGTCGTGGCTGGGCACCTCTGGCAAAGCACACA AGCCTGCAGAATCCATCCCTAGCACTCAGGAGAGGGGCAGTGAGAAACCCAGCACAGAGGAACCCTCAGCCCATAGACCACCATTGGATTCCCAGGGAGCCAGTTCG GTCTGA